Proteins from a single region of Sphingomonas morindae:
- a CDS encoding sterol desaturase family protein yields the protein MPIAALALSAVAMTMIVAVRYLLASGGFALATRLRHPGRYAGLARQIRREIGWSLVSAAIYGVPAGLVAWAWRARGLTRIYADIHAYPLLWWPASVLLFLLLHDSWFYWTHRLMHRPRLFRIAHAVHHASRPPTAWAAMSFHPWEAVSGAIVIPALVFLIPIHVTALATVLTIMTVMGVTNHMGWEIFPRALVEGPAGRWLITASHHQRHHEHYRCNYGLYFRFWDRACGTDQGLGSFDAARPGGGRAGRRRPARQS from the coding sequence ATGCCGATCGCTGCCCTGGCCCTGTCCGCCGTCGCGATGACGATGATCGTGGCGGTGCGCTATCTGCTCGCGAGCGGCGGTTTCGCGCTGGCGACGCGGCTGCGGCATCCCGGCCGCTATGCCGGCCTCGCCCGCCAGATCCGGCGCGAGATCGGCTGGTCGCTGGTGTCGGCCGCGATCTACGGCGTGCCGGCCGGGCTGGTCGCCTGGGCGTGGCGCGCGCGCGGGCTCACGCGCATCTATGCCGATATCCACGCCTATCCGCTGCTCTGGTGGCCGGCTTCGGTGCTGCTCTTCCTGCTGCTGCACGACAGCTGGTTCTACTGGACGCACCGATTGATGCACCGGCCGCGGCTGTTCCGCATCGCCCATGCCGTGCACCATGCCAGCCGCCCGCCCACCGCCTGGGCGGCGATGAGCTTCCATCCCTGGGAGGCGGTGAGCGGGGCGATCGTGATCCCCGCGCTCGTCTTCCTCATCCCCATCCATGTCACCGCGCTCGCCACGGTGCTGACGATCATGACCGTGATGGGCGTGACCAATCACATGGGCTGGGAAATTTTTCCGCGCGCGCTGGTGGAAGGGCCGGCCGGGCGTTGGCTGATCACCGCCAGCCATCACCAGCGCCACCACGAGCACTATAGGTGCAATTATGGACTCTATTTCCGTTTCTGGGACCGCGCCTGCGGCACCGATCAGGGGCTGGGCTCGTTCGACGCTGCTCGTCCTGGCGGCGGGCGGGCTGGGCGGCGCCGCCCCGCTCGCCAGTCTTGA
- the ppk2 gene encoding polyphosphate kinase 2: MSEYQDELAALQLALVRTQQAMADSGERLVIVLEGRDAAGKDGTIKRITEHLSPRLTRSVALPKPSDRERTQWYFQRYVAQLPAAGEIVIFNRSWYNRAGVEVVMGFSTPAEQAEFLRDAPDFERMLVESGIKLVKIWLDIDKKEQEKRLSARRTDPLKALKTSPLDNVAQEKWDGYSAARDTMLERTHTPLGPWMCVRADHKKRARLAVIRHILRVAAPPAIAAEIADPDPATLFPFAVEALHDGRLAR, translated from the coding sequence ATGAGCGAGTATCAGGATGAGCTTGCCGCGCTGCAACTGGCGCTGGTGCGGACCCAACAGGCCATGGCGGACAGCGGCGAGCGGCTGGTGATCGTGCTGGAAGGGCGCGACGCCGCCGGCAAGGACGGCACGATCAAGCGCATCACCGAGCATCTCAGCCCGCGCCTTACGCGCAGCGTCGCCCTGCCCAAGCCCTCGGACCGCGAGCGCACCCAATGGTATTTCCAGCGCTATGTGGCGCAGCTGCCGGCGGCGGGCGAGATCGTGATCTTCAACCGCAGCTGGTACAACCGCGCCGGGGTGGAGGTGGTGATGGGCTTCTCCACTCCCGCCGAACAGGCCGAATTCCTGCGCGATGCGCCCGATTTTGAGCGGATGCTGGTCGAAAGCGGCATCAAACTGGTCAAAATCTGGCTCGATATCGACAAAAAAGAGCAGGAAAAGCGCCTGTCCGCGCGCCGCACCGATCCGCTCAAGGCGCTCAAGACCTCGCCGCTCGACAATGTCGCCCAGGAGAAATGGGACGGCTATTCCGCCGCGCGCGACACGATGCTGGAGCGCACCCACACGCCGCTGGGGCCGTGGATGTGCGTGCGCGCCGATCACAAGAAGCGCGCGCGGCTGGCGGTGATCCGGCATATCCTGCGCGTCGCGGCGCCGCCCGCGATCGCCGCCGAGATCGCCGATCCCGATCCCGCCACGCTCTTCCCCTTCGCCGTCGAGGCGCTGCACGACGGGCGGCTGGCGCGCTGA
- a CDS encoding glycine zipper 2TM domain-containing protein: MAVKEEEDMQVRRPWKLAGALVALLPLAGCYEDGYGAGGYGAPPPPPPPPGYYQDRPPPPPPGYYGDRPPPPGYDRGYDNQAAPPPPPPGTRGDDGYRDEPPPPPPPPQDGGYRQAPPPADWQRYDEGRPPPGQDAYYADRYYRPDPGQGRALGRDDRVYRGQDGRYYCRRSDGTTGLIVGAVAGGILGNLIDGGHSRVLGTLLGGGGGALLGKSIDQGQVVCR, from the coding sequence ATGGCCGTGAAGGAGGAGGAGGATATGCAGGTTCGACGTCCATGGAAACTGGCGGGCGCGCTGGTGGCGCTGCTGCCGCTCGCGGGCTGCTACGAGGATGGCTATGGCGCGGGCGGCTACGGCGCGCCCCCGCCGCCGCCGCCTCCGCCCGGCTATTATCAGGATCGGCCGCCGCCGCCGCCGCCCGGCTATTATGGCGATCGGCCGCCGCCGCCCGGCTATGATCGCGGCTATGACAATCAGGCCGCCCCGCCCCCGCCGCCGCCCGGCACGCGCGGCGATGACGGTTATCGCGACGAGCCGCCGCCCCCGCCCCCGCCGCCGCAGGATGGCGGCTATCGCCAGGCGCCCCCGCCCGCCGATTGGCAGCGCTATGACGAGGGCCGGCCCCCGCCCGGCCAGGACGCCTATTATGCGGATCGCTACTACCGGCCCGATCCCGGCCAGGGCCGCGCGCTCGGCCGTGACGATCGCGTCTATCGCGGCCAGGACGGGCGCTATTATTGCCGCCGCTCGGACGGCACGACCGGGCTGATCGTGGGCGCGGTCGCCGGCGGCATCCTCGGCAATCTCATCGACGGCGGCCATAGCCGCGTGCTCGGCACGCTGCTCGGCGGCGGCGGCGGCGCGCTGCTCGGCAAGTCGATCGATCAGGGCCAGGTGGTCTGCCGCTGA
- a CDS encoding DUF2141 domain-containing protein, with the protein MSVSGTAPAAPIRGWARSTLLVLAAGGLGGAAPLASLDIGLEGLRSTKGLVQVCITADPAHFPACDKDPVARRRTVAAAAATRMRFDDLPSGHYAVALFHDENGNGRIDTRFGIPIEGVGFSNNPRLWFGPPSFRAAEITVTGQATDEMVKLRYFL; encoded by the coding sequence ATTTCCGTTTCTGGGACCGCGCCTGCGGCACCGATCAGGGGCTGGGCTCGTTCGACGCTGCTCGTCCTGGCGGCGGGCGGGCTGGGCGGCGCCGCCCCGCTCGCCAGTCTTGACATCGGGCTTGAGGGGCTGCGCTCCACCAAGGGGCTGGTGCAGGTGTGCATCACCGCCGATCCCGCGCATTTCCCGGCGTGCGACAAGGATCCGGTGGCGCGCCGGCGCACCGTGGCGGCGGCCGCCGCCACGCGGATGCGCTTCGACGATCTGCCGAGCGGCCACTATGCCGTGGCGCTGTTCCATGACGAGAACGGCAATGGCCGGATCGACACGCGCTTCGGCATCCCGATCGAGGGCGTGGGCTTCTCCAACAATCCGCGCCTCTGGTTTGGCCCGCCCAGCTTCCGCGCGGCGGAAATCACGGTGACGGGCCAAGCCACGGACGAGATGGTCAAGCTGCGCTACTTTCTCTGA
- a CDS encoding UrcA family protein, which translates to MSKILSRLLVAATAGVALLPLAAPAQAEDVRQVEVRFNDLNLQSSAGQALLHRRLSSATSTVCEETSALATQTCRLESLRRARAELAKKGVPAA; encoded by the coding sequence ATGTCGAAGATCCTGTCCCGCCTGCTCGTCGCCGCCACCGCCGGCGTCGCGCTGCTGCCCCTCGCCGCCCCGGCCCAGGCCGAGGATGTCCGCCAGGTCGAGGTGCGCTTCAACGATCTCAACCTGCAGAGCAGCGCCGGCCAGGCCCTGCTGCACCGCCGGCTGAGCAGCGCCACCAGCACGGTCTGCGAAGAGACGAGCGCGCTCGCCACCCAAACCTGCCGGCTCGAGTCGCTGCGCCGCGCCCGCGCCGAGCTTGCCAAGAAGGGCGTGCCGGCGGCGTGA
- a CDS encoding glycosyltransferase family 2 protein has protein sequence MTAPLISVVMPSYKGAALIRETIDSVRAQTVQDFEIIVIDDGSPDHTVALVESLGDPRIRVVRAPENGGPARARSLGAPLARGRYIAGLDQDDLCHPTRFAKQVAWLEAHPEAVLLASTIAPFGPQAGADPFPALTDPDAIDWQLLVANPLAWSSVMMRAEPALRLQPFQRDARRYAEDFDFYHRIRAFGRIGRLAEPLVRYRLHAGGSSRLFEERMILAAGAVLAERYAADFGAEAAAAGVLMSRHAAAAHAPPDAATLAACGAVLDRLLATQGAIAPDYAPGAAAATWWAIARRGLRAGAYGPRALRAACPGFARARAAAPPVRDAVIGAARRIVRRLRV, from the coding sequence ATGACGGCGCCGCTCATCAGCGTGGTGATGCCGAGCTACAAGGGCGCGGCGCTGATCCGCGAGACGATCGACAGCGTGCGCGCGCAGACGGTGCAGGATTTCGAGATCATCGTGATCGACGATGGCTCGCCCGATCACACCGTCGCGCTGGTGGAAAGCCTGGGCGATCCCCGCATCCGCGTGGTGCGCGCGCCCGAAAATGGCGGCCCGGCCCGCGCGCGCAGCCTCGGCGCGCCGCTGGCGCGCGGCCGCTACATCGCCGGGCTGGACCAGGACGATCTCTGCCATCCCACCCGCTTCGCCAAGCAGGTGGCCTGGCTGGAGGCGCATCCCGAGGCGGTGCTGCTCGCCTCCACCATCGCGCCCTTTGGCCCGCAGGCGGGGGCCGATCCCTTTCCCGCGCTCACCGATCCCGATGCGATCGACTGGCAGCTGCTGGTCGCCAACCCGCTCGCCTGGTCGAGCGTGATGATGCGCGCCGAGCCGGCGCTGCGGTTGCAGCCCTTCCAGCGCGATGCGCGGCGCTATGCCGAGGATTTCGACTTTTACCACCGCATCCGCGCCTTCGGGCGGATCGGCCGGCTCGCCGAGCCGCTGGTGCGCTACCGGCTGCACGCCGGCGGCAGCTCGCGCCTGTTCGAGGAGCGCATGATCCTGGCGGCCGGCGCGGTGCTGGCTGAGCGCTATGCGGCGGATTTCGGCGCGGAGGCGGCGGCGGCGGGGGTGCTGATGAGCCGCCACGCCGCCGCCGCCCACGCCCCGCCCGACGCCGCGACGCTGGCGGCGTGCGGCGCGGTGCTCGATCGCCTGCTCGCCACGCAAGGCGCGATCGCGCCCGACTATGCGCCCGGCGCCGCCGCCGCCACCTGGTGGGCGATCGCCCGGCGCGGGCTGCGCGCCGGCGCCTATGGCCCGCGCGCGCTGCGCGCCGCCTGCCCCGGCTTCGCCCGTGCGCGCGCCGCCGCCCCGCCCGTGCGCGACGCGGTGATCGGTGCCGCGCGACGGATCGTTCGCCGCTTAAGGGTTTGA
- the thiC gene encoding phosphomethylpyrimidine synthase ThiC: MADIPARTEMKVTTGPIRGSRKIHVGPHRVAMREVMLEPGAKEPPVRLYDTSGPYSDPNARIDIMAGLPELRRDWVRGRGDVEEVTQREVRPEDNGQLGPDRSGGVPPFPQVRGRVLRAKPGQNVTQMHYARRGIITPEMEYVATRENLGRAALAEQLVRDGQDFGAAIPDYVTPEFVRDEIARGRAIIPNNINHPETEPMAIGRNFLVKINANIGNSAVASDVASEVDKMVWAIRWGADTVMDLSTGRNIHDTREWILRNSPVPIGTVPIYQALEKVGGIAEDLTWEIFRDTLIEQAEQGVDYFTIHAGVRLPYIPMTAKRVTGIVSRGGSIMAKWCLAHHRESFLYERFEEICEIMKAYDIAFSLGDGLRPGSIADANDEAQFSELATLGELTQIAWKHDCQVMIEGPGHVPMHKIKQNMDKQLEACGEAPFYTLGPLTTDVAPGYDHITSAIGAAMIGWFGTAMLCYVTPKEHLGLPDRDDVKVGVVTYKLAAHAADLAKGHPAAKLRDDALSRARFEFRWRDQFNLSLDPDTAEAYHDQTLPAEGAKTAHFCSMCGPKFCSMKITQEVRDFAARQNAPADQFLAAAPADAEAGMAEMSEKFRATGGEIYLPAAE, from the coding sequence ATGGCCGATATTCCCGCGCGCACGGAAATGAAGGTGACGACCGGCCCCATCCGGGGATCGCGCAAGATTCATGTCGGCCCGCACCGCGTGGCGATGCGCGAGGTGATGCTCGAGCCCGGCGCCAAGGAGCCGCCGGTGCGGCTGTACGATACATCGGGCCCCTACAGCGATCCGAACGCGCGAATCGACATCATGGCCGGCCTGCCCGAGCTGCGGCGCGACTGGGTGCGCGGGCGCGGCGATGTCGAGGAGGTTACGCAGCGCGAGGTGCGGCCCGAGGATAATGGCCAGCTCGGTCCCGACCGCTCGGGCGGCGTGCCGCCCTTCCCGCAGGTGCGCGGGCGCGTGCTGCGCGCCAAGCCGGGGCAGAATGTCACCCAGATGCACTATGCCCGGCGCGGCATCATCACGCCCGAGATGGAATATGTCGCCACGCGCGAAAATCTCGGCCGTGCGGCGCTGGCCGAGCAGCTGGTGCGCGACGGCCAGGATTTCGGCGCCGCCATCCCCGATTATGTGACGCCCGAATTCGTGCGCGACGAGATCGCCCGCGGCCGCGCGATCATCCCCAACAATATCAACCATCCCGAAACCGAGCCGATGGCGATCGGCCGCAATTTCCTGGTGAAGATCAACGCCAATATCGGCAATTCGGCGGTCGCCTCGGATGTCGCCAGCGAAGTCGACAAGATGGTGTGGGCGATCCGCTGGGGCGCCGACACGGTGATGGACCTCTCCACCGGCCGCAACATCCACGACACGCGCGAGTGGATCCTGCGCAATTCGCCGGTGCCGATCGGCACCGTGCCCATCTACCAGGCGCTGGAAAAGGTGGGCGGCATCGCCGAGGATCTCACCTGGGAAATTTTTCGCGACACGCTGATCGAGCAGGCCGAGCAGGGAGTGGATTATTTCACCATCCATGCGGGCGTGCGCCTGCCCTATATTCCGATGACCGCGAAGCGCGTGACCGGCATCGTCTCGCGCGGCGGATCGATCATGGCCAAATGGTGCCTGGCGCATCACCGCGAGAGCTTCCTCTACGAGCGGTTCGAGGAGATTTGCGAGATCATGAAGGCGTATGACATCGCCTTCTCGCTGGGCGACGGCCTCCGCCCCGGCTCGATCGCCGACGCCAATGACGAGGCGCAATTCTCCGAGCTGGCGACGCTGGGCGAGCTGACGCAGATCGCCTGGAAGCATGATTGCCAGGTGATGATCGAGGGGCCGGGCCATGTGCCCATGCACAAGATCAAGCAGAACATGGACAAGCAGCTCGAGGCCTGCGGCGAGGCGCCCTTCTACACGCTCGGGCCGCTGACCACCGACGTCGCGCCCGGCTATGATCATATCACCAGCGCGATCGGCGCGGCCATGATCGGCTGGTTCGGCACCGCGATGCTCTGCTATGTCACGCCCAAGGAGCATCTCGGCCTGCCCGACCGCGACGATGTGAAGGTGGGCGTGGTGACCTATAAGCTCGCCGCGCACGCCGCCGATCTCGCCAAGGGGCATCCCGCCGCCAAGCTGCGCGACGATGCGCTGAGCCGCGCGCGGTTCGAGTTCCGCTGGCGCGACCAGTTCAACCTGTCGCTCGATCCCGACACGGCCGAGGCCTATCACGATCAGACGCTGCCCGCCGAGGGCGCCAAGACGGCGCATTTCTGCTCCATGTGCGGGCCGAAATTCTGCTCGATGAAGATCACCCAGGAGGTGCGGGACTTCGCCGCCCGCCAGAATGCGCCGGCGGACCAGTTCCTCGCCGCCGCGCCGGCGGATGCGGAGGCCGGCATGGCCGAGATGAGCGAGAAGTTCCGCGCGACCGGCGGCGAGATCTATCTGCCGGCGGCGGAGTGA
- a CDS encoding DegT/DnrJ/EryC1/StrS family aminotransferase, with product MDLPLIRPFPPRLSRLGAALEAIEESGIYSNSGPVARRFEQEATARLFGGRGACVAVANATLGLMLALRHGLLGRRDRTLAILPAFTFAATAHAAQWVGLTPVLADCDPDDWALAAAEEERLLARHGARIGAILPYATFGNGLDWERYAWLARRHDLAVVIDAAASLGARDEADRGFGTDCPFPVVFSMHATKTFATGEGGLIYCRDEALVERLRAMANFGFEAGRSATLPGLNAKLAEVPALLALEKLGEIEAVATHRAALADHYRRRLAGFTLQVPRGRRPALQFMPVLLPAALAPHREAIIARLAEAGIGAGRYFSPHLAEQPHFRDTCLIEPLPVTDAIASRMLVLPVTDAMTIADVDRVADALIEACRRQPRLPRAQPATPRSRLFGAILVGGGPAGSALIGAAAKAGQLEPLAAAGLAVIERAPHIGSGKLGAYAIASDSTAETFLTADTALPPALRLEDEAVAKALRAHIGGLGVPLAKVGAYLDRLGARLAQRLDDLGGVLLTGHEVVAAQQLGGGGWRVRARRRADGEAIELHGHSLVLATGGHQPATRLAEELVAGRSLIERCGDRLIQSDALLREGGVEAALASLPTGRPLRIALVGGSTSAVTAAVRLLKAGVPLAPGGLALLHRRPLRPFYPSAAAARADGFEDFGPDDICPVSGFVYRLAGFRLEARELVVHALGIGGRAGDPRLRLHRLGGAEDAVAARLLDEADLVVAAFGYRPHALPLIDQAGRAIRLRADAPAHGPMVDDQCRVVDAAGEPLDGVFGIGLAAGFVPSGALGGEPSFRGQANGLWLWQNDVGQRIAAQLLARAEAACARAVA from the coding sequence ATGGATTTGCCGCTGATCCGCCCCTTTCCGCCCCGGCTGAGCCGGCTCGGCGCCGCGCTCGAGGCGATCGAGGAGAGCGGCATCTACAGCAATTCCGGCCCGGTCGCGCGGCGCTTCGAGCAGGAGGCGACGGCGCGGCTGTTCGGCGGGCGCGGTGCCTGCGTCGCCGTCGCCAACGCCACGCTCGGCCTGATGCTGGCGCTGCGCCACGGCCTGCTCGGCCGCCGCGACCGGACGCTGGCGATCCTCCCCGCCTTCACCTTCGCCGCCACCGCGCACGCCGCGCAATGGGTGGGGCTCACCCCGGTGCTGGCGGATTGCGATCCCGATGATTGGGCGCTGGCGGCGGCCGAGGAGGAGCGGCTGCTCGCGCGGCACGGCGCGCGAATCGGGGCGATCCTCCCCTATGCCACCTTCGGCAACGGGCTCGATTGGGAACGCTATGCCTGGCTCGCGCGGCGCCACGATCTGGCGGTGGTGATCGATGCCGCCGCCTCGCTCGGCGCGCGCGACGAGGCGGATCGCGGCTTCGGCACCGATTGCCCCTTCCCCGTCGTCTTCTCGATGCACGCCACCAAGACCTTCGCCACCGGCGAGGGCGGGCTCATCTATTGCCGCGACGAGGCGCTGGTCGAGCGGCTCCGCGCCATGGCCAATTTCGGCTTCGAGGCGGGGCGCAGCGCGACGCTGCCGGGCCTCAACGCCAAGCTGGCCGAGGTGCCCGCGCTGCTCGCGCTGGAGAAGCTGGGCGAGATCGAGGCGGTGGCGACGCACCGCGCCGCGCTGGCGGACCACTATCGCCGCCGGCTGGCGGGCTTCACCCTGCAGGTTCCGCGCGGTCGCCGGCCCGCGCTCCAGTTCATGCCCGTGCTGCTGCCCGCCGCGCTGGCGCCGCACCGCGAGGCGATCATCGCCCGGCTCGCCGAGGCCGGGATCGGCGCCGGCCGCTATTTCAGCCCGCATCTGGCCGAGCAGCCGCATTTCCGCGACACCTGTCTGATCGAGCCGCTGCCGGTGACGGACGCGATCGCCAGCCGCATGCTGGTGCTGCCGGTGACGGACGCGATGACGATCGCCGATGTCGACCGCGTCGCCGACGCGCTGATCGAGGCCTGTCGCCGCCAGCCGCGCCTGCCGCGTGCGCAGCCCGCCACGCCGCGCTCGCGGCTGTTCGGCGCGATTCTGGTCGGCGGCGGGCCGGCGGGCAGCGCGCTGATCGGCGCCGCCGCCAAGGCCGGCCAGCTCGAGCCGCTCGCCGCCGCCGGTCTGGCGGTGATCGAGCGCGCGCCGCACATCGGATCGGGCAAGCTCGGCGCCTATGCGATCGCGTCCGATTCCACCGCCGAGACCTTCCTCACCGCCGATACCGCGCTGCCGCCGGCGCTGCGGCTGGAGGACGAGGCGGTCGCCAAGGCGCTGCGCGCGCATATCGGCGGCCTTGGCGTGCCGCTGGCCAAGGTCGGCGCCTATCTCGATCGGCTCGGCGCGCGGCTGGCGCAGCGGCTCGACGATCTCGGCGGCGTGCTGCTCACCGGCCATGAGGTGGTGGCGGCGCAGCAGCTGGGTGGCGGCGGCTGGCGCGTGCGCGCGCGCCGCCGCGCCGATGGCGAGGCGATCGAGCTTCATGGGCACAGCCTCGTGCTCGCCACCGGCGGCCACCAGCCGGCGACGCGGCTCGCCGAGGAGCTGGTGGCGGGCCGTTCGCTGATCGAGCGCTGCGGCGACCGGCTGATCCAGTCGGACGCGCTGCTGCGCGAGGGCGGGGTCGAGGCGGCGCTCGCGTCGCTGCCCACCGGCCGGCCGCTGCGGATCGCGCTGGTCGGCGGCTCGACCAGCGCGGTCACGGCGGCGGTGCGGCTGCTCAAGGCGGGCGTGCCGCTCGCGCCGGGCGGGCTGGCGCTGCTGCACCGCCGGCCGCTCCGGCCCTTCTATCCCTCGGCGGCGGCGGCGCGCGCCGATGGCTTCGAGGATTTCGGGCCCGACGATATCTGCCCCGTCTCGGGCTTCGTCTACCGCCTGGCCGGCTTCCGGTTGGAGGCGCGCGAGCTGGTCGTCCATGCGCTCGGCATTGGCGGCCGCGCGGGCGATCCCCGGCTGCGTCTTCACCGGCTCGGCGGCGCCGAGGATGCCGTGGCGGCGCGGCTGCTGGACGAGGCCGATCTGGTGGTGGCGGCGTTCGGCTACCGCCCCCATGCGCTGCCGCTGATCGATCAGGCCGGCCGCGCGATCCGGCTGCGCGCCGACGCGCCCGCGCACGGGCCGATGGTGGACGATCAGTGCCGCGTCGTCGATGCCGCGGGCGAGCCGCTGGACGGGGTGTTCGGCATCGGTCTCGCCGCCGGCTTCGTGCCGAGCGGCGCGCTTGGCGGCGAGCCGAGCTTCCGGGGCCAGGCCAACGGATTGTGGCTCTGGCAGAACGATGTCGGCCAGCGGATCGCGGCGCAGCTGCTCGCCCGCGCCGAGGCCGCCTGTGCCCGCGCGGTCGCCTGA